In a single window of the Papaver somniferum cultivar HN1 chromosome 8, ASM357369v1, whole genome shotgun sequence genome:
- the LOC113302648 gene encoding putative F-box/FBD/LRR-repeat protein At5g22670 isoform X1 has product MVSSVIRCKVVKMNLIFKHKRPFLLPSTLFTCESLEKLWIRSSSVLYLPKSISFPRLKLLQLALVEFTDECLTEQLFSNCPVLEELIIRWCNWVNMKAVCMSAPALKCLIIDCIGDPLNINILHNCEVKIHAPSLVSLTYRDCIAKEFVFSSLSSLVDAKIDIDVGDNFPETRQEETEYCAAVTKFLRQIVNVKHLKISGNSLEVLSFAEDLLTDLLTFYNLIQLEVLSVVKYYAHKTLFPLIQMAPNLESVVFCKVFSPYLHDDGDGWLLDMDTVSESLFRNIKFVQFKEFFGTPGEMKLARVILNNASALQMMTITCTLSRDLSSKVVVMEELLRFPRGSPSCVIEFS; this is encoded by the exons ATGGTTTCCAGTGTAATAAGGTGTAAAGTTGTAAAGATGAATCTCATCTTTAAACACAAAAGGCCCTTCTTATTGCCCTCTACTCTTTTTACCTGTGAATCACTTGAGAAGTTGTGGATACGCTCATCTTCGGTCCTATACCTACCAAAATCCATCTCTTTTCCAAGACTCAAGCTGCTTCAACTTGCTCTCGTCGAATTTACGGATGAGTGCTTGACTGAGCAACTCTTTTCCAATTGCCCAGTCCTTGAAGAACTGATTATACGTTGGTGCAACTGGGTCAATATGAAGGCTGTATGTATGTCAGCTCCTGCACTGAAATGcttaataattgattgtatcgGTGACCCTCTGAACATTAATATTTTACATAACTGTGAGGTGAAGATTCATGCACCAAGTCTCGTGTCTCTAACATACAGAGATTGCATTGCCAAGGAATTTGTTTTCTCTAGTTTATCATCACTAGTTGATGCAAAGATAGACATTGATGTTGGAGATAATTTTCCTGAAACAAGACAGGAAGAAACAGAGTATTGTGCAGCTGTGACTAAGTTCCTTCGACAGATTGTCAATGTAAAACACTTGAAAATCTCTGGCAATAGCCTTGAG GTTCTTTCTTTTGCAGAAGATCTCTTAACCGATCTGCTAACATTTTACAACTTGATCCAGTTGGAGGTGCTTTCGGTAGTTAAATATTATGCTCATAAAACTTTATTCCCTCTGATTCAAATGGCACCTAATTTGGAGTCAGTTGTATTTTGTAAG GTCTTTTCACCATATCTgcatgatgatggtgatggttgGCTGCTGGATATGGACACGGTGAGTGAGTCTTTATTTCGAAACATCAAATTTGTCCAATTCAAGGAATTTTTCGGGACCCCGGGGGAGATGAAGCTGGCTAGGGTAATTTTGAACAATGCCAGTGCTTTGCAGATGATGACGATTACTTGTACATTATCAAGGGATCTCAGTAGCAAAGTAGTTGTTATGGAGGAGTTATTAAGGTTCCCTAGGGGGTCACCAAGTTGTGTAATTGAATTTTCTTAA
- the LOC113302648 gene encoding F-box/FBD/LRR-repeat protein At2g04230-like isoform X2 has protein sequence MDYQGKDRISSLPDSLLHHILSSLKIKPIVRTSLLSKRWRQEETEYCAAVTKFLRQIVNVKHLKISGNSLEVLSFAEDLLTDLLTFYNLIQLEVLSVVKYYAHKTLFPLIQMAPNLESVVFCKVFSPYLHDDGDGWLLDMDTVSESLFRNIKFVQFKEFFGTPGEMKLARVILNNASALQMMTITCTLSRDLSSKVVVMEELLRFPRGSPSCVIEFS, from the exons ATGGATTATCAGGGGAAAGATAGGATCAGCAGTTTGCCAGACTCCCTTCTTCATCACATACTCTCTTCCCTCAAAATTAAGCCCATTGTGCGTACCAGTCTTTTATCTAAAAGATGGAG ACAGGAAGAAACAGAGTATTGTGCAGCTGTGACTAAGTTCCTTCGACAGATTGTCAATGTAAAACACTTGAAAATCTCTGGCAATAGCCTTGAG GTTCTTTCTTTTGCAGAAGATCTCTTAACCGATCTGCTAACATTTTACAACTTGATCCAGTTGGAGGTGCTTTCGGTAGTTAAATATTATGCTCATAAAACTTTATTCCCTCTGATTCAAATGGCACCTAATTTGGAGTCAGTTGTATTTTGTAAG GTCTTTTCACCATATCTgcatgatgatggtgatggttgGCTGCTGGATATGGACACGGTGAGTGAGTCTTTATTTCGAAACATCAAATTTGTCCAATTCAAGGAATTTTTCGGGACCCCGGGGGAGATGAAGCTGGCTAGGGTAATTTTGAACAATGCCAGTGCTTTGCAGATGATGACGATTACTTGTACATTATCAAGGGATCTCAGTAGCAAAGTAGTTGTTATGGAGGAGTTATTAAGGTTCCCTAGGGGGTCACCAAGTTGTGTAATTGAATTTTCTTAA